Proteins from a single region of Gammaproteobacteria bacterium:
- a CDS encoding phosphatase PAP2 family protein produces MHIHPRRPLWLYDLIVIVVALLALMAWDASGADLWAVRQVAGPDGFPWRRHWLTSDVLHRGGRIAGWLVFVVLVVGIWRPLPFARTLPKVVQMWWVLATLVCASVIPLLKARSLTSCPWDLIEFGGTAQYVSHWVRGVTDGGPGRCFPSGHASAAFSFVSGWFALRIHAPRAARWWLAGVLLAGVVFGGAQMLRGAHYPSHTLWTGWICFVLCAVLSRLVPALRGGRQAGAPV; encoded by the coding sequence ATGCACATTCACCCCCGCCGCCCGCTGTGGCTGTATGACCTGATCGTGATCGTTGTCGCCTTGCTGGCGCTGATGGCCTGGGATGCTAGCGGCGCGGATCTGTGGGCGGTGCGTCAGGTGGCCGGGCCGGACGGGTTCCCGTGGCGCAGGCACTGGCTGACGAGCGACGTGCTGCACCGGGGTGGGCGGATCGCCGGCTGGCTCGTGTTCGTCGTGCTGGTGGTCGGCATCTGGCGCCCCCTCCCGTTTGCGCGGACCCTGCCGAAGGTTGTGCAGATGTGGTGGGTGCTGGCTACGCTGGTCTGCGCCAGTGTGATCCCGCTGCTGAAGGCGCGCAGTCTGACCAGTTGCCCGTGGGATCTGATCGAGTTCGGTGGCACCGCGCAGTATGTGTCGCACTGGGTGCGCGGGGTTACCGATGGCGGGCCGGGGCGCTGCTTCCCGTCGGGCCACGCGTCGGCGGCATTCTCCTTCGTGAGCGGCTGGTTCGCGCTGCGGATACACGCTCCGCGCGCGGCGCGCTGGTGGCTGGCCGGCGTGCTGCTGGCCGGTGTGGTGTTCGGCGGCGCCCAGATGCTGCGCGGCGCGCACTATCCCAGCCACACGCTGTGGACCGGCTGGATCTGCTTCGTGTTGTGCGCGGTGCTCAGTCGACTCGTACCTGCGCTGCGAGGCGGCCGGCAGGCCGGCGCACCTGTGTGA
- the tadA gene encoding tRNA adenosine(34) deaminase TadA: MTDIDTAMMHHALTLARRAADAGEVPVGAVLVQDGAIIGEGWNHPISGQDPTAHAEIGALRAGAAALGNYRLVDTTLYVTLEPCIMCAGAIVHARVKRLVFGAADPKTGAAGSVFDVFASGKVNHLVQVDGVVLAGECGHLLTDFFRQRR, translated from the coding sequence ATGACTGATATCGACACCGCGATGATGCACCACGCCCTAACGCTCGCCCGCCGCGCGGCGGATGCAGGCGAGGTGCCGGTCGGCGCGGTGCTGGTGCAGGATGGCGCGATCATCGGCGAGGGCTGGAATCATCCGATCTCCGGGCAGGATCCCACTGCGCATGCCGAGATCGGGGCGCTGCGTGCGGGCGCTGCGGCGCTCGGCAATTACCGCCTCGTTGATACCACCCTGTATGTGACTCTGGAGCCCTGTATCATGTGCGCCGGCGCCATCGTGCATGCGCGCGTGAAACGGCTGGTGTTCGGCGCGGCCGATCCCAAGACCGGCGCGGCGGGCAGCGTGTTCGACGTCTTCGCCTCGGGCAAGGTCAATCACCTCGTCCAGGTCGATGGCGTTGTGCTGGCCGGGGAGTGCGGGCACCTGCTGACGGATTTCTTCCGGCAGCGGCGCTGA
- a CDS encoding OmpA family protein — protein sequence MQSQLFYIDGSNFPVQQDIATATFRHTADVGPTDLDDDGLTYAGETALGTDPMDSDTDGDGITDGVEVGADANNPVDTDGDGIIDALESDVTDTDGDGSADAADTDSDNDGIPDAVERGPDVNPVDTDGDGIPDYQDRDSDNDTLPDALEAGPVPSSPADTDNDGRPDYLDRDSDNDGVPDRLEGGGLGLDSDSDGIDDVFDVTNQGGVDVNLDGVADGLGSYDIDLDGVADFLSVDSDSDGILDTAETDLSGLDSDGDGIDDALDTDLTLGADLDGDLIDDAYTLPDTDGDGVPDFRDLDTDNDGIPDVNEAGLPDADLDGLMDAGGTRTGAPRDTDSDNTEDYRDLDADNDAAFDIAGTDNAAADANNDGRVDAATDTDGDGIADVVDAAPALFGTHLDSDGDGIPDVADLDADNDGIPNDQDGTDDVDGDGLPNYLDRDSDNDGLTDTIEAGGVDADRDGVIDDITDTNANGLADSVEVALGGSSLPLPDTDNDGQADYVDLDSDGDGLNDIIESNGVDADSDGRVDAAVDSDNDGLMDSVDGDITGSVPQNPVDSDDDGRPDYVDVDSDDDGIADNREGVSDSDGDGIADYRDPPGRLETARRGIGAFDGWMLLLLAPLLWRRRALVRSGVPVVLAVMVLAGLNTPAAQAEIADDHKGEWYLGGDLGRSWLEPRDINGGYRVDDTTSHGYRLLAGNQTWRDFSLEGFYIHAGEAGISSDNPVVGHLGEVEYDLYGAGTEWTPLTGGRARTLYPVLKSGLVVTRNSTNSPTINYDKVHSLSIYMGAAGVWQFAESWRAQLELSSYDQDELMLTVGLRKTFGGNRQSAVVTEPEPEPAPVPVEPEPAPEPEPVPQEVAPALPADGDHDGVPDADDLCPTTPAGDAVDGSGCSLNVRLQVYFENDSSRLKPESHADLDRLAAFLQAVPQAAGEIQGHTDNAGPARYNLTLSKKRAESVRAYIVGKGIDAARLQVNGYGETQPVGNNKTAEGRAENRRVLFVRTDVQ from the coding sequence GTGCAGTCGCAGCTCTTTTACATCGATGGCAGCAATTTCCCGGTGCAGCAGGACATCGCGACCGCGACCTTCCGGCACACCGCCGATGTGGGTCCGACCGACCTCGACGATGACGGCCTGACCTATGCCGGGGAGACCGCGCTGGGCACTGACCCGATGGACAGCGATACCGACGGCGACGGCATCACCGATGGCGTCGAGGTGGGCGCCGATGCCAACAATCCCGTGGATACTGACGGCGACGGCATCATCGACGCGCTGGAGTCGGACGTGACGGACACCGACGGCGACGGCAGCGCCGACGCGGCGGATACCGACAGCGATAACGACGGCATCCCCGACGCCGTGGAGCGCGGACCCGATGTGAACCCGGTCGATACGGACGGCGACGGCATCCCGGACTACCAGGACCGCGACAGCGACAACGACACCCTCCCGGATGCCCTCGAGGCCGGCCCCGTGCCGTCGTCGCCCGCCGATACGGACAATGACGGCCGGCCGGACTACCTGGACCGCGACAGCGACAACGACGGCGTGCCGGATCGCCTCGAAGGCGGCGGCCTCGGGCTGGACAGCGACAGCGATGGCATTGACGATGTCTTCGATGTCACCAATCAGGGCGGCGTCGACGTCAATCTCGATGGCGTGGCGGACGGCCTTGGCTCGTACGACATCGATCTGGACGGCGTGGCGGACTTCCTCAGCGTCGACAGCGACAGCGACGGCATCCTCGATACCGCCGAGACCGACCTGTCCGGGCTCGACAGCGACGGGGACGGCATCGACGATGCGCTGGATACCGACCTCACCCTCGGCGCGGACCTCGATGGCGACCTGATAGACGATGCCTACACCCTGCCCGATACGGACGGCGACGGCGTGCCCGACTTCCGCGACCTGGATACCGACAACGACGGCATCCCCGACGTGAACGAGGCCGGCTTGCCTGACGCGGACCTGGACGGACTGATGGATGCGGGCGGCACCCGCACCGGCGCCCCGCGCGACACCGACAGTGACAACACGGAGGATTACCGCGACCTCGACGCCGACAATGACGCTGCGTTCGACATCGCGGGCACGGACAATGCGGCCGCCGACGCGAATAACGACGGGCGCGTCGATGCCGCGACGGATACCGACGGCGACGGCATTGCCGACGTCGTCGACGCGGCGCCCGCGCTGTTCGGCACCCACCTCGACAGCGACGGGGACGGCATCCCGGATGTCGCGGACCTGGACGCGGACAACGACGGCATACCGAATGACCAGGACGGCACGGACGACGTGGACGGCGACGGCCTGCCCAACTACCTGGATCGCGACAGCGACAACGACGGCCTGACCGACACCATCGAGGCCGGCGGCGTCGATGCGGACCGCGACGGCGTCATCGACGACATCACCGACACCAACGCCAACGGGCTGGCCGACAGCGTCGAAGTCGCGCTCGGCGGCTCGTCCCTGCCGCTGCCGGACACCGACAACGACGGCCAGGCCGACTATGTCGACCTGGACAGCGACGGCGACGGCCTGAACGACATTATCGAATCGAACGGCGTCGATGCCGACAGCGACGGGCGCGTCGACGCCGCCGTCGATTCCGACAACGACGGACTGATGGACAGCGTCGATGGCGACATCACCGGCAGCGTACCGCAGAACCCGGTGGACAGTGATGACGATGGCCGGCCCGACTATGTCGATGTCGACAGCGACGACGACGGTATAGCAGACAACCGCGAGGGCGTTTCCGATTCCGACGGCGACGGGATAGCGGACTATCGCGACCCGCCGGGCAGGCTGGAGACGGCGCGGCGCGGCATCGGTGCGTTTGACGGCTGGATGCTGTTACTGCTGGCCCCGCTGCTGTGGCGGCGCCGGGCGCTGGTACGGTCCGGCGTCCCGGTCGTGCTCGCGGTGATGGTCCTGGCGGGCCTGAACACGCCGGCTGCGCAAGCGGAGATCGCCGACGATCACAAAGGCGAATGGTATCTCGGCGGCGACCTGGGCCGGTCCTGGCTGGAACCGCGCGACATCAACGGCGGCTATCGCGTGGATGACACCACCAGCCACGGTTATCGCCTGCTGGCGGGTAACCAGACCTGGCGGGATTTCTCCCTCGAAGGTTTCTACATCCATGCCGGCGAGGCCGGTATCAGCTCCGACAATCCCGTCGTGGGACACCTCGGCGAGGTGGAATACGACCTGTACGGCGCGGGCACCGAATGGACGCCGCTCACGGGCGGCCGCGCCCGCACCCTGTATCCGGTGCTGAAGAGCGGCCTCGTGGTGACCCGCAACAGCACCAACAGTCCGACCATCAACTACGACAAGGTCCATTCGCTCAGCATCTATATGGGAGCGGCCGGTGTCTGGCAGTTCGCCGAGTCCTGGCGCGCACAACTGGAACTGTCAAGCTACGACCAGGATGAACTGATGCTGACCGTCGGCCTGCGCAAGACCTTCGGCGGCAACCGGCAGTCGGCCGTAGTCACTGAACCCGAACCGGAGCCGGCCCCCGTGCCGGTGGAACCGGAGCCCGCGCCGGAACCCGAACCCGTTCCGCAGGAAGTAGCCCCTGCCCTGCCGGCAGACGGCGACCACGACGGCGTACCGGATGCGGACGACCTGTGCCCGACCACCCCCGCCGGTGACGCGGTGGATGGATCAGGCTGCAGCCTGAACGTGCGCCTGCAGGTGTACTTCGAAAACGATTCCAGCCGGCTCAAGCCCGAATCACATGCCGACCTCGATCGCCTCGCGGCCTTTCTGCAGGCGGTGCCGCAGGCGGCCGGTGAAATCCAGGGCCACACCGACAACGCCGGCCCGGCCCGTTACAACCTGACCCTCTCGAAGAAACGCGCGGAGTCAGTCCGGGCCTATATCGTCGGCAAGGGCATCGACGCGGCACGCCTGCAGGTGAACGGTTACGGCGAGACGCAACCGGTGGGAAACAACAAGACCGCCGAAGGTCGTGCCGAAAACCGCCGTGTACTGTTCGTACGGACGGATGTTCAATAA
- a CDS encoding peptidoglycan-binding protein — protein sequence MSKHKTGAGWAAAAITAVLGLNGAAYAADKEPTIPTCEKKYGTLSVVEPEDSPNRYWYRDLQLESPVALIKVFVSESKCFTLVDRGKGLEAAQAERALASGGELRGGSNVGKGQMKAADYVLVPDLVSKNAKAGGSNIGGLLGGMVGGTAGALMGGVSLKSKTADVVLTLTDVRSTEQISLQQGHAKKTDLGWGAGGGAFFGGFAAAGASSYANTEIGQVVTKAYLDAYIKMVDDVRNSEPDAKTANVQQSVTMAKAGVMFSEANNKSEKVRDLDTGMTLYPTGEKSGVWWKVQDELGNEGWVTSPSFGLAK from the coding sequence ATGTCCAAGCACAAGACCGGCGCCGGTTGGGCGGCCGCTGCGATAACGGCAGTTCTGGGACTGAACGGCGCAGCCTATGCCGCTGACAAGGAACCCACCATCCCCACCTGCGAGAAGAAGTACGGCACGCTTTCCGTGGTGGAACCCGAAGACTCCCCCAACCGCTATTGGTACCGTGATCTTCAGCTCGAATCGCCGGTCGCACTGATCAAGGTATTCGTGTCGGAATCGAAATGTTTCACGCTGGTGGATCGTGGCAAGGGACTGGAGGCGGCGCAGGCCGAACGCGCGCTCGCCAGCGGCGGCGAACTGCGCGGCGGCTCCAATGTGGGCAAGGGCCAGATGAAGGCGGCGGATTACGTGCTGGTGCCTGACCTGGTCAGCAAGAACGCAAAGGCCGGCGGCTCGAACATCGGCGGTCTGCTGGGCGGCATGGTCGGCGGCACGGCCGGCGCGTTGATGGGCGGCGTCAGCCTGAAGAGCAAGACGGCAGATGTGGTGCTGACCCTGACTGACGTGCGTTCCACCGAGCAGATATCGCTGCAGCAGGGCCACGCCAAGAAGACCGACCTGGGCTGGGGCGCGGGCGGCGGGGCGTTCTTCGGCGGCTTTGCCGCGGCCGGCGCCAGCAGCTATGCCAACACCGAGATCGGCCAGGTGGTGACCAAGGCCTATCTCGATGCCTACATCAAGATGGTCGATGACGTGAGGAACAGTGAACCGGACGCGAAGACCGCCAATGTGCAGCAGTCGGTCACCATGGCCAAGGCCGGCGTGATGTTTTCCGAAGCCAACAACAAGAGCGAGAAGGTGCGCGATCTGGATACCGGCATGACGCTGTACCCCACCGGAGAGAAGAGCGGCGTGTGGTGGAAGGTGCAGGATGAACTCGGCAATGAAGGCTGGGTGACTTCGCCCTCGTTCGGCCTGGCCAAGTAA